In Pseudokineococcus lusitanus, one genomic interval encodes:
- a CDS encoding carbohydrate ABC transporter permease: MPLAPAVVLLGVFFAGPVVWSVLLSFTDASLTGSAARGTSFVGLDNVVTLVQDPAVWNAVVITVVFVVGSAVIGQNGLGLALALMLRGRGTAVRSLVTLPVMAAYVVPEIVAAFVWYAFLNPEGTLNTALGGLGLPGQSWLFTVPVLAVVLANIWRGTAFSMLIYLAALSQVPADVDEQAQVDGASGWTRLRYVTIPMIRRAIGTNLVLVTLQTLQVFTLIFVMTAGGPGDKSETLPLLMYEQAFQYAALGYGTAIALVLLAIGAVFSLGYIRAIGKEEI, encoded by the coding sequence GTGCCGCTGGCCCCCGCCGTGGTCCTGCTGGGCGTCTTCTTCGCCGGGCCGGTCGTGTGGAGCGTGCTGCTGTCCTTCACGGACGCCTCGCTGACGGGCTCGGCCGCCCGCGGCACGTCCTTCGTCGGCCTCGACAACGTCGTGACGCTCGTGCAGGACCCGGCGGTGTGGAACGCCGTCGTCATCACCGTGGTCTTCGTCGTCGGGTCGGCGGTCATCGGGCAGAACGGGCTCGGGCTCGCGCTCGCCCTCATGCTCCGCGGCCGCGGGACGGCCGTGCGCTCCCTCGTCACGCTGCCGGTCATGGCCGCCTACGTCGTCCCGGAGATCGTCGCGGCCTTCGTCTGGTACGCCTTCCTCAACCCCGAGGGCACGCTCAACACGGCCCTCGGCGGCCTCGGGCTCCCCGGCCAGTCCTGGCTCTTCACGGTGCCCGTGCTCGCCGTCGTCCTCGCCAACATCTGGCGCGGCACGGCCTTCTCGATGCTCATCTACCTCGCCGCGCTGAGCCAGGTGCCGGCCGACGTCGACGAGCAGGCGCAGGTGGACGGCGCCTCGGGCTGGACACGGCTGCGGTACGTGACGATCCCCATGATCCGCCGCGCCATCGGGACGAACCTCGTGCTCGTCACCCTGCAGACGCTGCAGGTCTTCACGCTGATCTTCGTCATGACGGCCGGCGGGCCCGGCGACAAGAGCGAGACGCTCCCGCTCCTCATGTACGAGCAGGCCTTCCAGTACGCCGCCCTGGGCTACGGCACGGCCATCGCGCTCGTGCTGCTGGCCATCGGCGCCGTCTTCTCGCTCGGCTACATCCGCGCCATCGGCAAGGAGGAGATCTGA
- a CDS encoding carbohydrate ABC transporter permease, with translation MAAPTAPRTRAGGGAGRAGRPVPSVASPRRRASDVLVTAVLVVVAVCFAVPLLWLLLAAVDPGATLQLRVPDEPGLDNFAAVLTPETTLRPLLNSLVLCLSAAAITVVVATLAAYPLSRYQLRYGRPFLYTVLFATGLPLTAVMVPVYSLFARLDLVDTRYGTVLFLAATSLPIAVWLLKSFMDGVPVELEEAAWTDGASAMQSLRSVVAPLMLPGMLVVGIFTFITAWGNFFVPFVLLLSEDKLPAAVTIYQFFGQYGAAAYGQLAAYSLLYTLPVVVLYLVVSRWLGGAFTLGGGVKG, from the coding sequence ATGGCCGCCCCCACCGCCCCGCGCACGAGGGCCGGCGGCGGTGCCGGCCGTGCCGGCCGTCCCGTCCCCAGCGTCGCCTCGCCCCGCCGCCGCGCGTCCGACGTCCTCGTGACGGCGGTGCTCGTCGTCGTGGCGGTCTGCTTCGCCGTCCCGCTGCTCTGGCTGCTCCTCGCGGCCGTGGACCCCGGCGCGACGCTGCAGCTGCGCGTGCCCGACGAGCCGGGCCTCGACAACTTCGCGGCCGTCCTCACGCCGGAGACGACGCTCCGGCCGCTGCTCAACTCGCTGGTCCTGTGCCTGTCGGCGGCGGCGATCACCGTCGTCGTCGCGACGCTCGCCGCCTACCCGCTCTCGCGCTACCAGCTCCGGTACGGGCGGCCGTTCCTCTACACCGTGCTCTTCGCGACGGGCCTGCCGCTCACCGCGGTCATGGTCCCCGTCTACAGCCTCTTCGCGCGGCTCGACCTCGTCGACACCCGCTACGGCACGGTGCTGTTCCTCGCGGCGACGTCGCTGCCCATCGCCGTGTGGCTGCTGAAGTCCTTCATGGACGGCGTGCCCGTCGAGCTCGAGGAGGCGGCGTGGACGGACGGGGCCTCGGCGATGCAGTCGCTGCGCTCCGTCGTCGCGCCGCTCATGCTGCCCGGCATGCTCGTCGTGGGGATCTTCACCTTCATCACGGCGTGGGGGAACTTCTTCGTGCCGTTCGTCCTCCTGCTCAGCGAGGACAAGCTCCCGGCGGCCGTGACGATCTACCAGTTCTTCGGGCAGTACGGCGCCGCGGCCTACGGGCAGCTGGCGGCCTACTCGCTGCTCTACACGCTGCCCGTCGTCGTGCTCTACCTCGTCGTGTCCCGCTGGCTCGGCGGCGCCTTCACCCTCGGGGGCGGCGTCAAGGGGTGA
- a CDS encoding tripartite tricarboxylate transporter permease: MEALADLAGGFSTALSPINLVWVVVGALLGTAVGVLPGLGSAMAVALLLPVTFALDPTGALIMFAGIYYGGLFGDSTTGILLNTPGNSSAIASTFEGHRMALAGRAPQALATSAIGAFTGGLVATSVVALGAPLFASLASAFGPEEFFALTAFAFVATSFVVADSALKGLAALVIGFAVGVVGIDSQTGTVRYTLGLPQLFDGIGIVVITVGLLALGEVLYIASRGRWQSGDKLVRVTGRPYLSRAEVKEAAPAWLRGTAFGVPFGVIPVGGSEVPTFLAYGTERRLDARRADPQFGKGAIRGLAAPEAAGNATAGTAMGALLAIGLPTSATAAVMLTALQQFGFQTGPLLFSRSGDLVWALIASLFIGLFVLLIINLPFAPVWAKLLLIPRPYLYAGISVFAGLGIYAASGSVFDLGLLLGLGLLGFLMRRHDIPLAPVLIAVILGPLAEVNLRNSLAISQGDLTVLFSSGTTRVIYGLLLVAVVVAVVNKVRARGSADV, from the coding sequence GTGGAGGCGCTCGCAGACCTCGCCGGTGGGTTCTCCACCGCGCTCTCGCCCATCAACCTCGTCTGGGTCGTCGTCGGCGCCCTGCTCGGCACCGCGGTCGGCGTCCTGCCGGGCCTCGGCTCGGCCATGGCCGTCGCCCTGCTCCTGCCGGTGACGTTCGCGCTCGACCCCACGGGCGCGCTCATCATGTTCGCCGGCATCTACTACGGCGGGCTGTTCGGCGACTCGACGACCGGCATCCTCCTCAACACGCCGGGCAACTCCTCGGCCATCGCCTCGACGTTCGAGGGGCACCGCATGGCGCTGGCGGGACGGGCGCCGCAGGCGCTCGCGACGTCGGCCATCGGCGCCTTCACCGGTGGGCTCGTCGCCACCTCCGTCGTCGCGCTCGGTGCCCCGCTCTTCGCCAGCCTCGCGTCGGCCTTCGGGCCGGAGGAGTTCTTCGCGCTCACGGCCTTCGCCTTCGTCGCGACCTCCTTCGTCGTCGCCGACTCGGCCCTCAAGGGCCTCGCCGCCCTCGTCATCGGGTTCGCGGTCGGCGTCGTCGGCATCGACTCCCAGACCGGCACGGTGCGCTACACGCTCGGCCTGCCGCAGCTCTTCGACGGCATCGGCATCGTCGTCATCACCGTCGGCCTGCTGGCCCTCGGCGAGGTGCTCTACATCGCCTCGCGCGGACGCTGGCAGAGCGGCGACAAGCTCGTGCGGGTGACCGGTCGGCCCTACCTCTCGCGGGCGGAGGTCAAGGAGGCGGCCCCGGCGTGGCTGCGCGGCACCGCCTTCGGCGTCCCCTTCGGCGTCATCCCCGTCGGCGGGTCCGAGGTGCCGACCTTCCTCGCCTACGGCACCGAGCGGCGCCTCGACGCCCGCCGGGCCGACCCGCAGTTCGGCAAGGGCGCCATCCGCGGCCTCGCCGCGCCGGAAGCGGCGGGCAACGCCACCGCCGGCACGGCGATGGGCGCCCTGCTCGCCATCGGGCTGCCGACGTCGGCCACCGCCGCCGTCATGCTCACCGCACTGCAGCAGTTCGGCTTCCAGACCGGACCGCTGCTCTTCAGCCGCTCCGGCGACCTGGTGTGGGCCCTCATCGCGAGCCTGTTCATCGGGCTCTTCGTCCTGCTCATCATCAACCTGCCCTTCGCGCCCGTATGGGCCAAGCTGCTGCTCATCCCGCGGCCGTACCTCTACGCCGGCATCAGCGTCTTTGCCGGCCTCGGCATCTACGCCGCCTCCGGGTCCGTCTTCGACCTCGGGCTGCTCCTCGGGCTCGGGCTGCTCGGCTTCCTCATGCGGCGCCACGACATCCCGTTGGCGCCCGTCCTCATCGCCGTGATCCTCGGCCCGTTGGCCGAGGTGAACCTCCGCAACAGCCTCGCCATCAGCCAGGGCGACCTGACGGTGCTCTTCTCGAGCGGGACGACACGTGTCATCTACGGGCTGCTGCTCGTGGCGGTCGTCGTGGCTGTCGTGAACAAGGTGCGCGCGCGGGGCAGCGCGGACGTCTGA
- a CDS encoding Bug family tripartite tricarboxylate transporter substrate binding protein: MSRVRGRAGKVVAVALLVPLVAAAAWDARRTGTLSGARTGLTIIAPASPGGGWDTNARQLQAAMREAGVVTNPQVVNVPGAAGTIALSQLAEMESQGDVLMVTGTVMVGGVEINDSENGFEDVTPIARTTDDYEVIVVPADSPLESVDDLVAAWQSDPRGVAVGGGSLGGTDQLLAIQLALAVGVEATDVNYIAYSGGGEAVQALLSGASDIGISGYNEFADQIEAGTMRALAVSAPEPQPEIGIPTLYELGYDVHQPNWRGLLAPPGLSEEQVAELDAIVAETLATPEWQATLERNRWIDAELFDAEFAAFVDEEVARVRQIFDEAGL, encoded by the coding sequence GTGAGCCGGGTGCGAGGACGCGCGGGCAAGGTGGTGGCGGTCGCGCTGCTGGTGCCGCTGGTGGCGGCGGCGGCGTGGGACGCCCGCCGGACGGGGACGCTCTCGGGCGCCCGGACGGGGCTGACGATCATCGCCCCGGCGTCGCCGGGCGGCGGCTGGGACACCAACGCGCGCCAGCTGCAGGCGGCGATGCGCGAGGCCGGGGTGGTGACGAACCCGCAGGTCGTCAACGTGCCCGGCGCCGCGGGCACCATCGCGCTGTCGCAGCTGGCCGAGATGGAGAGCCAGGGCGACGTCCTCATGGTCACCGGCACCGTCATGGTCGGCGGCGTCGAGATCAACGACAGCGAGAACGGCTTCGAGGACGTCACGCCCATCGCCCGGACGACCGACGACTACGAGGTCATCGTCGTGCCGGCGGACTCCCCGCTGGAGTCGGTGGACGACCTCGTCGCCGCCTGGCAGTCCGACCCGCGCGGCGTCGCCGTCGGCGGCGGCTCCCTCGGCGGCACCGACCAGCTGCTGGCCATCCAGCTCGCGCTCGCCGTCGGCGTCGAGGCGACGGACGTCAACTACATCGCCTACTCCGGCGGCGGCGAGGCCGTCCAGGCCCTGCTGTCGGGGGCCAGCGACATCGGCATCAGCGGCTACAACGAGTTCGCCGACCAGATCGAGGCGGGCACCATGCGCGCCCTCGCCGTCTCGGCGCCGGAGCCCCAGCCCGAGATCGGCATCCCGACGCTCTACGAGCTCGGCTACGACGTCCACCAGCCCAACTGGCGCGGCCTGCTGGCCCCGCCCGGGCTCAGCGAGGAGCAGGTGGCCGAGCTCGACGCCATCGTCGCGGAGACCCTCGCGACGCCGGAGTGGCAGGCGACCCTCGAGCGGAACCGCTGGATCGACGCCGAGCTCTTCGACGCCGAGTTCGCCGCCTTCGTCGACGAGGAGGTCGCCCGCGTGCGGCAGATCTTCGACGAGGCCGGCCTGTGA
- a CDS encoding DUF3592 domain-containing protein: protein MTTDDAVADETTSREGRRRATVGVVLLAAALAGAALTGAGVSWAQQADLRDLPSLERVDAVVVGEDYRRRMADLVEVRYPVDGSDVTASIPTGEDFDEGDSVEVAFVADDPSRARLVDGWAPPWHQWLFYAALSPAVLLLVLVRRSVMGGARRAGQSLRRRRRA, encoded by the coding sequence GTGACGACGGACGACGCCGTGGCGGACGAGACGACCTCACGGGAGGGACGACGTCGCGCGACCGTCGGCGTCGTCCTCCTCGCCGCCGCGTTGGCGGGAGCGGCCCTCACGGGCGCGGGCGTCTCGTGGGCGCAGCAGGCCGACCTCCGCGACCTGCCGTCCCTCGAGCGGGTCGACGCCGTCGTCGTCGGCGAGGACTACCGCCGCCGCATGGCCGACCTCGTCGAGGTCCGATACCCCGTCGACGGTTCCGACGTCACGGCGTCCATCCCGACCGGGGAGGACTTCGACGAGGGCGACTCGGTCGAGGTCGCCTTCGTCGCCGACGACCCGAGCCGCGCCCGACTCGTCGACGGGTGGGCCCCGCCCTGGCACCAGTGGCTGTTCTACGCCGCCCTGTCGCCGGCCGTGCTGCTCCTCGTCCTCGTCCGCCGGTCCGTCATGGGAGGCGCGCGCCGCGCCGGCCAGTCGCTCCGCCGCCGCCGACGCGCCTGA
- a CDS encoding tripartite tricarboxylate transporter TctB family protein, producing MSAPAGGPGGQPTPVDAPAPDTALVSPSDVPPATTTDGPPPRPAPAPAPGSFAVVAVVVAVAAYLTYGYLTMPVSEGSEGPGPRFFPGIVLVVAWGVAVGLAVDAVRARRRARSGADRGEDEHPDGPAPTDWRAVGTVTAVFAVFVVALVPLGWLLSGAFLFWGVAQALGSRRRLFDAGVGLAISSVVQLVFGAVLGLGLPAGLLGVG from the coding sequence GTGAGCGCCCCCGCGGGCGGGCCCGGCGGGCAGCCGACCCCCGTCGACGCGCCGGCGCCCGACACCGCGCTCGTCTCGCCGTCGGACGTGCCGCCCGCGACGACGACCGACGGCCCGCCGCCCCGGCCCGCCCCGGCCCCGGCGCCCGGCTCCTTCGCCGTCGTGGCCGTCGTCGTCGCCGTGGCGGCCTACCTCACCTACGGCTACCTCACGATGCCCGTGAGCGAGGGGAGCGAGGGTCCTGGCCCGCGGTTCTTCCCCGGGATCGTGCTGGTCGTCGCGTGGGGCGTCGCCGTCGGTCTCGCGGTCGACGCCGTCCGCGCCCGTCGTCGCGCCCGCTCCGGGGCGGACCGGGGCGAGGACGAGCACCCCGACGGACCCGCACCGACGGACTGGCGCGCCGTCGGCACCGTCACGGCCGTCTTCGCCGTCTTCGTCGTCGCGCTCGTGCCGCTCGGCTGGCTGCTGTCCGGCGCCTTCCTCTTCTGGGGCGTCGCCCAGGCGCTCGGCAGCCGGCGCCGGCTCTTCGACGCCGGCGTCGGGCTCGCCATCTCGTCCGTCGTCCAGCTCGTCTTCGGCGCCGTGCTGGGCCTCGGCCTGCCGGCCGGTCTCCTCGGGGTGGGCTGA
- a CDS encoding antibiotic biosynthesis monooxygenase yields the protein MHVLAEVRIGDLEQFLDVFADEGLGVRKGHGCRGTQVFTPADEDGRVVVLLDFPDHAAFEAFRTDPDAPPVMRRGGAQGPPTFTVLERVGVFPH from the coding sequence GTGCACGTGCTGGCCGAGGTCCGGATCGGTGACCTGGAGCAGTTCCTCGACGTCTTCGCGGACGAGGGCCTGGGGGTCCGCAAGGGCCACGGGTGCCGCGGCACCCAGGTCTTCACGCCCGCCGACGAGGACGGTCGGGTTGTCGTCCTCCTCGACTTCCCCGACCACGCCGCCTTCGAGGCCTTCCGGACCGACCCGGACGCCCCGCCGGTGATGCGCCGGGGCGGCGCCCAGGGGCCGCCGACCTTCACGGTGCTCGAGCGGGTCGGCGTCTTCCCGCACTGA